From a region of the Branchiostoma floridae strain S238N-H82 chromosome 13, Bfl_VNyyK, whole genome shotgun sequence genome:
- the LOC118429336 gene encoding myoneurin-like, with protein sequence MLVCELSAGQDAGVRAVSEVTLAMLPRLYVEELVLNKVSQFHCCFRLATMLVCGLSREVTLAVLPRLYVEELVLELGRRNIHPLTDSSSREDLISLLCDVMIEEYSRGRKAACTNRVQQQQHSTTTALQRKHSTPTATRQASGHESRNTTPSPATSTKTTTSMERQRRPSGQTNGSLGKQVSSSVPVRETQRTEYIGDVIVVEDDEPELGHGMQEAQSTEVPSMSVRTRQHSKLQPSPVLTHQHSRPQPSPVQRGRHTSSNSTEPPACNTPDACSSTGIQRVLSPEENNVRPYNQLQRTSGKEASPKEPASRDANATIPEIQEVEQRSNSQPDSSLNVGSTTTQGGGPGTESLTNVEMNNHTETTVQETSVLEAAVPEVIMNISNNLTEDSSQNNGHNNTTGAVRTVDSLAVYSQEFFNSGSARPPGFLQTMPSISPSQSEPVFQTSNAEGSISCPVLLEALGMEGSSSNDSLLGAQQPTCTVTTSEEAMAIWQDLSKRSQTTESDGSTTQSKRGKKRKAYESSRHVCQECGYKAPSNCALVIHMRKHTGEKPYGCDLCGYRTAYKTSMVAHTMKHKGDKPYMCGECGYRCVQKGHLTEHMKIHINAGEKYFHCGYNCGYKTTEEHYLEIHTCKNKPSQDTETTVQE encoded by the exons ATGCTGGTGTGTGAGCTGTCA GCTGGCCAGGATGCTGGTGTGAGGGCTGTCAGTGAGGTAACGCTGGCCATGCTGCCCAGGCTGTATGTGGAGGAGCTGGTCCTGAATAAAGTTTCACAGTTTCATTGCTGTTTCAGGCTGGCCACGATGCTGGTGTGCGGGCTGTCCCGAGAGGTGACGCTGGCCGTGCTGCCCAGGCTGTATGTGGAGGAGCTGGTCCTGGAGCTGGGCAGGAGAAACATCCACCCACTCACGGACTCCAGCAGCAGGGAGGACCTCATCAGCCTGCTGTGTGATGTCATGATAGAAGAGTACAGCAGGGGAAGGAAGGCTGCCTGTACTAAT agagtacaacaacaacaacacagtaCAACAACGGCTCTACAGAGAAAACACAGTACACCAACAGCTACAAGACAGGCATCAGGGCACGAGAGCAGGAACACTACACCATCACCAGCTACCAGCACCAAGACAACTACAAGTATGGAGAGGCAAAGGAGACCAAGCGGTCAGACAAATGGGAGTTTGGGCAAGCAGGTGAGTTCGAGTGTACCTGTGCGGGAGACACAGCGCACTGAATACATAGGTGACGTGATAGTTGTTGAAGATGACGAACCCGAACTTGGACACGGAATGCAAGAAGCTCAAAGCACGGAGGTACCAAGTATGTCAGTGCGCACACGTCAACATTCCAAACTGCAGCCAAGCCCTGTGCTCACGCATCAACATTCCAGACCGCAGCCAAGCCCTGTCCAAAGAGGtagacatactagtagtaatagcACGGAACCACCAGCATGTAACACTCCTGATGCTTGCTCTAGCACGGGCATACAGAGAGTGCTATCGCCAGAAGAGAACAATGTTCGACCGTATAATCAATTGCAGAGGACCAGTGGAAAGGAGGCATCACCCAAAGAACCCGCCAGTAGAGATGCGAATGCAACAATACCTGAGATTCAAGAAGTCGAACAAAGATCAAACAGTCAGCCGGATTCCAGTCTAAACGTTGGAAGCACAACTACCCAAGGGGGTGGACCCGGAACCGAAAGTTTGACGAATGTGGAAATGAACAACCATACTGAAACAACTGTCCAGGAAACATCTGTGCTAGAAGCAGCTGTACCAGAAGTAATTATGAACATATCAAACAACCTCACAGAGGATTCAAGTCAAAATAATGGGCACAACAATACCACAGGTGCAGTCAGAACTGTAGACAGTTTGGCCGTGTATAGCCAGGAGTTCTTCAACTCAGGTTCTGCAAGACCACCAGGTTTCTTGCAGACGATGCCGAGTATTTCTCCCTCCCAGTCTGAGCCAGTTTTCCAGACTTCCAATGCAGAGGGGTCGATATCGTGCCCAGTCCTTTTAGAGGCACTCGGAATGGAAGGGTCTTCGTCAAACGACTCCCTGCTAGGAGCCCAGCAGCCTACCTGTACGGTGACAACGTCAGAAGAAGCGATGGCCATCTGGCAGGATTTATCCAAAAGGAGTCAAACTACAGAGTCCGACGGCTCTACTACACAGTCGAAACGCGGGAAGAAGAGAAAAGCATACGAAAGCAGCCGGCACGTTTGCCAAGAGTGTGGCTACAAGGCACCCAGTAACTGTGCCCTGGTCATTcacatgagaaaacacactggagagaaaccgtaCGGTTGCGACTTGTGCGGCTATAGGACGGCCTACAAGACGTCAATGGTGGCCCACACAATGAAACATAAAGGggacaagccctacatgtgtggggaatgtgggtaccgATGCGTTCAGAAGGGACACCTGACGGAACACATGAAGATCCACATAAATGCAGGAGAGAAGTACTTCCATTGTGGGTACAACTGTGGGTACAAAACTACTGAAGAGCACTATCTGGAGATCCACACATGTAAAAACAAACCATCTCAGGATACAGAAACAACTGTACAAGAGTAA